In Petrotoga sibirica DSM 13575, a single genomic region encodes these proteins:
- a CDS encoding putative N-acetylmannosamine-6-phosphate 2-epimerase: MKTLKKNAFIVSCQAEEGEPLYGKEPIVKLAIAAEAGGADAIRALSPENIREIKKFVNLPVIGITKNRSLKGAFITTTKKDIDDLVEAHSDFIAIDCTRRERPEPLPELFDYLKKYYPHVGIIADIADIEDVKYVLPLKPDYIATTLAGYTDYTSGGNLPDLDLIEKIVKITNIPVIAEGNISTPQFARQAILCGAHAVTVGSAITRPHIIAKNFKDHLKDFGNDEISAVGIDIGGTWTRGVLIDRFGEIKISKKIPTAATGKEVISNMLSLIKDLITNETHFIGIATGGKINFKSGIVNFSTGLIPDWEGVQIADIVEQEFHIRPKVDNDANCAAYFQHYITKVNNLLMITVGTGLGGGIISNGTIIRGIMGGGGEIGHIVFPGNNKRCTCGKVGCIETLLSGRYLREKVYEKNDEKSIKNIKDYAKVMAWLIDTIKTTIDFEKCYLGGVIPKYGEKVLKEIRTSYEEIRNESGDFIEFSQLGEFAGARGSAILSFQKGEI, translated from the coding sequence ATGAAAACGTTGAAGAAGAATGCATTCATAGTATCGTGTCAAGCAGAAGAAGGGGAACCCTTATACGGAAAAGAACCCATTGTAAAGCTGGCTATCGCGGCTGAGGCTGGCGGAGCAGATGCTATCAGGGCTCTTTCTCCTGAAAATATCCGAGAGATAAAAAAATTTGTTAACCTTCCAGTAATAGGAATAACTAAAAATAGGAGCTTAAAAGGGGCATTTATCACAACCACTAAAAAAGATATAGATGATTTAGTTGAAGCTCACTCAGATTTTATTGCTATCGATTGTACAAGAAGAGAAAGGCCAGAACCTTTACCAGAACTTTTTGATTATTTGAAAAAATATTACCCTCACGTTGGAATAATCGCAGATATAGCAGACATAGAAGATGTGAAATATGTTTTACCTTTAAAGCCCGACTATATAGCAACCACACTCGCTGGTTATACAGATTATACCTCAGGAGGAAATTTACCAGATTTAGATTTAATAGAAAAAATTGTAAAAATTACGAATATACCTGTTATTGCTGAAGGGAATATCTCAACTCCTCAATTTGCAAGACAAGCAATCTTATGTGGAGCACATGCTGTTACTGTTGGATCGGCCATTACTAGGCCTCATATAATTGCCAAAAATTTTAAAGATCATCTTAAGGATTTTGGAAATGATGAAATTTCTGCTGTAGGCATAGATATTGGAGGAACTTGGACTCGTGGAGTTTTAATCGATAGATTTGGAGAAATTAAAATAAGTAAAAAGATACCTACAGCAGCGACAGGTAAAGAAGTTATTTCAAATATGCTTTCTCTAATTAAAGATTTAATAACGAATGAGACTCACTTTATAGGAATTGCTACCGGCGGAAAAATTAATTTTAAGTCAGGAATTGTCAATTTTTCAACTGGTTTGATTCCTGATTGGGAAGGAGTACAAATTGCAGATATCGTAGAACAAGAATTTCATATAAGGCCAAAGGTTGATAATGACGCTAATTGTGCTGCATATTTTCAACATTACATCACAAAAGTTAACAATTTATTGATGATAACCGTAGGAACAGGTCTTGGTGGAGGAATAATTAGTAATGGGACGATAATAAGAGGAATTATGGGAGGGGGTGGAGAAATAGGACATATTGTATTTCCAGGAAATAATAAACGATGTACTTGTGGAAAAGTTGGTTGTATTGAAACTTTACTTTCTGGAAGATACTTAAGAGAAAAAGTCTATGAAAAGAATGATGAAAAATCCATAAAAAATATAAAAGATTATGCAAAAGTTATGGCTTGGTTAATTGATACAATTAAAACTACCATAGACTTTGAAAAATGTTATCTTGGTGGAGTCATTCCAAAGTATGGTGAGAAAGTATTAAAGGAAATTCGAACCTCTTATGAAGAAATAAGAAATGAAAGTGGCGATTTTATCGAATTTAGCCAATTAGGCGAATTTGCAGGCGCAAGGGGATCGGCAATACTTTCATTTCAAAAAGGGGAAATCTAA
- a CDS encoding MurR/RpiR family transcriptional regulator: MSKIQALLNSRASTFSKSEKKVAEYILNSKKEDITRITITELASKCRTSEATIARFVKKAGFETFQDFKLTLALDNKEDTFKEEKDITIFKNDPPQEILRKIKLGSLKSIESTASILDINKFLQAANFIRSAKRIEIYGVGSSSAVAKILQYKLTRLGFSSYALEDPHMQAISAATLSFGDLAIGISQSGSTKDTVDSLNIAKKNGAMTISLTEHVNSPITKSSDVVLEIFSGENPVKTSAGRSILVQIFAVEILSGLLYSIEYEKALTTGKDTARAVVNKLY, from the coding sequence ATGAGTAAAATTCAAGCTTTGCTTAATTCTAGGGCGTCTACTTTCAGTAAGTCTGAAAAAAAAGTAGCTGAATATATATTGAATAGTAAAAAAGAGGACATAACAAGAATTACCATAACTGAATTAGCTTCAAAATGTAGAACAAGTGAGGCTACAATTGCTAGGTTTGTTAAAAAAGCAGGTTTTGAAACGTTTCAAGATTTCAAACTCACCTTAGCCTTGGATAATAAGGAAGACACATTTAAAGAAGAAAAAGATATTACCATCTTCAAGAATGATCCTCCTCAAGAAATACTTAGGAAAATTAAATTAGGTTCTCTTAAATCGATTGAGAGCACAGCTTCAATACTAGACATAAATAAGTTTTTACAAGCTGCAAATTTCATTAGATCTGCTAAAAGGATAGAGATTTACGGTGTAGGATCTTCATCAGCGGTTGCCAAAATATTACAATATAAGCTGACAAGGTTAGGCTTCTCGTCTTACGCACTGGAAGACCCTCACATGCAAGCTATCTCCGCGGCTACTTTGAGCTTTGGGGATTTAGCAATCGGAATAAGCCAAAGTGGGTCCACTAAAGACACAGTAGATTCATTAAATATCGCCAAAAAGAATGGAGCAATGACTATTAGTTTGACTGAACATGTCAACTCCCCTATTACAAAATCTTCTGATGTTGTATTAGAAATATTCTCTGGTGAAAACCCTGTAAAAACTAGCGCAGGTAGATCTATCCTGGTTCAAATTTTTGCTGTGGAAATATTGTCTGGTTTGTTGTATTCAATAGAATATGAAAAGGCTTTAACTACAGGAAAAGACACTGCAAGAGCAGTTGTTAATAAATTATACTGA
- a CDS encoding FAD-dependent oxidoreductase, translated as MKYRKQVTIVGGGIAGFHAAIAASRSGLKTLLIEKNSTIGGLTTLGLVNPFMKYWLDNQLLIKGIFQELIERLKRKGGVFFNTFDSELMKIEMMKMLKESEVELLFKTMVTEVIKEENKIISLKAQSSNGETIEIESDFFVDASGDGIVGYLSGNKCFVGNESGKNQALTIMFTVAGVDFESIRSDVKNNPKNFFAWVTPNMKVISVAGYFKELEEAKKEDPSLPIDHFFFVQSPGKGRVTVNTMNISKDSIDNSELSRSILEGTIMVEKIFNFAKGYVKGFENAYLEKIAPEIGIRESRRVKGMYTFTGEDVRTYKKFPDGVVKGCYGIDIHSDEKKIDEKEKGFIPKYDDYYEIPLRSLISESYTNLAIVGRCFSSDFEGQSAARIQPTCAGMGQAIGSGIYLALSKNTELLKIHPEEIENQIQKVSKL; from the coding sequence GTGAAATATCGTAAACAAGTTACAATTGTCGGTGGGGGGATCGCAGGGTTCCATGCAGCGATAGCAGCTTCAAGAAGCGGTCTAAAAACATTATTAATTGAAAAGAATTCTACAATTGGCGGGCTTACTACACTTGGGTTGGTTAATCCATTTATGAAATATTGGCTAGATAACCAACTATTGATAAAAGGAATATTTCAAGAACTAATTGAAAGGTTAAAAAGAAAAGGTGGGGTATTCTTCAACACTTTTGACAGCGAGTTAATGAAGATTGAAATGATGAAAATGCTTAAAGAAAGTGAAGTTGAATTATTATTTAAAACAATGGTGACAGAAGTAATAAAAGAAGAGAACAAAATTATTTCCTTGAAGGCTCAATCCTCAAATGGTGAAACAATAGAAATTGAATCCGACTTTTTTGTTGATGCCAGCGGCGACGGAATAGTAGGGTATCTTTCTGGAAATAAATGTTTTGTAGGCAATGAATCTGGTAAAAATCAAGCTTTAACAATAATGTTTACTGTTGCAGGGGTTGATTTTGAGAGTATCAGAAGTGATGTAAAAAATAATCCTAAAAACTTCTTTGCATGGGTTACTCCAAATATGAAGGTTATTTCTGTTGCCGGTTATTTTAAAGAACTAGAAGAGGCCAAAAAAGAAGATCCTTCATTACCCATAGACCATTTCTTTTTCGTTCAGTCACCTGGTAAAGGAAGAGTGACAGTTAATACTATGAATATCTCTAAGGACTCAATTGATAACTCAGAACTTTCAAGAAGTATATTAGAAGGAACCATAATGGTGGAAAAGATATTCAATTTTGCAAAGGGATATGTAAAGGGGTTTGAAAACGCCTACCTTGAAAAAATAGCCCCCGAAATTGGGATAAGAGAAAGTAGAAGAGTTAAAGGAATGTATACTTTTACTGGAGAAGATGTAAGAACATATAAAAAATTCCCAGATGGGGTGGTGAAAGGTTGTTATGGAATTGATATTCACTCAGATGAAAAGAAAATAGATGAAAAAGAAAAAGGTTTTATTCCGAAATATGATGATTACTATGAAATACCTTTACGATCGTTAATATCAGAAAGTTATACAAATTTAGCAATAGTTGGAAGGTGTTTTTCTTCAGATTTCGAAGGTCAATCCGCTGCAAGAATTCAACCAACATGTGCAGGTATGGGGCAAGCAATTGGTTCAGGAATTTATTTGGCACTAAGCAAGAATACCGAACTTCTGAAGATTCATCCTGAAGAAATAGAAAACCAGATTCAAAAGGTATCAAAGTTGTAG